One Cystobacter ferrugineus genomic window, GCTCGTGACGGCGCGCTGGGTGAGCCGCACGGGACGCTACAAGGTGGTCATCGTGAGCGGCTTCGTGTTGATGTGCCTGAGCCTGTTCCTGCTCAGCCGGCTCACCGCGGAGAGCACCCTCTGGGACATCGGCGTGTGCACCTTCATCTTCGGCTGCGGCATGGGCCCCCTGCAGCCGATGCTCACCCTGTCCGTCCAGAACGCCGTGGCCCCCCACCAGGTGGGCACCGCCACGGCGGGACGGCAGTTCTTCCAGCAGCTCGGTCAGGCCATGGGCAGCGCCGTCTTCGGCCTCATCCTCACCGCCTCGGTGACGCATTCGCTCACGGACTCGCTCCGGCCCGTGCGTGAGCAGGTCCCCGCGGCCATGCAGCAGCGGTTCGATACCTGGTTCGACGCGGAGCGCATCCGCAAGGGCGGCGGCACACAGGAGGGCGCCAGCCAGGACCAGGGCCCGGCGGGTGGGGGCCTCACGGCCGAAGTGAAGGCCCACTACGACGCCCTCCGGCGGGAGCCCGGCGCCGACCAGGCGGCGCTCGCGCGGGAGGAAGCCCAGGTGCTCGAGGCCAGCCACGCGGGAGAGCGCGCGGTCCGCGTCTCGTTCGCCAAGGCCGTGACCCACGTCTTCGACTGGTCGCTGCTCGTGGGCGTGTTCGCGCTGCTGCTCGCCTTGTTCACCCGGGAGATTCCCCTGCGCAAGACGAACCGTCCCGAGACTCCGCTGGCGAGCGAATAGCGCCGCGCCACCTCTTCAACCCCCACGCGCTGACGGGAAGCCGCCACGCGCTCAGCAGTGAAGGAAGTCATATGAAACTCACAGTCATTGGAACGGGTTATGTCGGTCTCGTGGCCGGCGTGGGGTTCGCCGACGTCGGCAACGACGTCGCCTGCGTCGACGTGGATGCGTCCAAGATCGCGCGCCTGGAGCGCGGCGAGGTCCCCATCTACGAGCCGGGGCTCGACACCCTCATCGCCTCCAACGTCAAGGCCGGGCGCCTGACCTTCTCGACGGACATCGCCGCGGCGATTCGCGCCGCCGAGGTCGTCATCATCGCCGTGGGCACGCCACCCCGAGCGGATGGCTCCGCGGATTTGTCCGCCGTCTTCGCGGTCGCCGAGACGATCGGCCAGAACATGAATGGCTTCAAGGTGGTGGTCACCAAGAGCACCGTGCCCGTGGGCACCGCCGACCGCATCGAGCAGATCATCGGCCGCTACACGGATCAGCTCTTCGGCGTCGCGTCCAACCCCGAGTTCCTCAAGGAGGGGGCGGCGATCAACGACTTCATGAAGCCCGACCGCGTGGTGATTGGCTCGAACAGCGCGCGCGCGCTCGAGGTGCTGCGCACGCTGTACACCCCGCTCGTGCGCACCAGCGACGGCCTCCACACGATGGACGCGCGCTCGGCCGAGCTGACCAAGTACGCGGCCAACGCCATGCTCGCCACGCGCATCTCGTTCATGAACGACCTGGCCGTGCTCAGCGAGAAGCTGGGCGCGGACATCGAGCAGGTGCGCAAGGCCGTGGGCGCGGATCCCCGCGTGGGACCCAAGTTCCTGTACCCGGGCGCGGGCTTCGGCGGCTCGTGCTTCCCCAAGGACATCGCGGCGCTGCAGCACATCGCCAAGGGCGTGGGGCACGAGCTCGAGGTGGTGCGCGCGGTCGAGTCCGTGAACCACCGGCAGAAGCGGCTGCTGTTCGAGAAGCTCCGCCGCCACCTGGACGGCGAGCTCAAGGGCCGGACGGTGGCGGTGTGGGGGCTCGCCTTCAAGCCCAAGACGGACGACATCCGCGAGTCCCCCGCGCTCGTGCTCATCCACGATCTGCTCGAGGCCGGCGCCCGGGTGCGCGCGCATGATCCGGTGGCCATGGACAACGTGCGCGCGCAGCTCGGCGAGCGCATCACGTACTGCAAGGACATGTACGAGGCCGCCGAGGGCGCCGACGCCGCCGTGCTCGTCACCGAGTGGCAGGACTACCGGCAGCCGGACTTCGCCCGCCTCAAGGGCCTCATGCGCGCCCCCGTGCTGCTCGACGGCCGCAACATCTGGGAGCCCCAGGAGCCGCGCTCCTTCGGCTTCTGGTACAGCGCCATCGGGCGGCCGTAGCCACGGGACACGTCAGTGCAAGGTCTCCAGGACGCGATCCTGCTCCCGTCGGATCTCCTGGACCTTCTCCACCGTCTCCTTCGCTTCGTTGATGAGCTTCGAAGGCGGCACGAGCTGGGGGGGAACTCCCGGGAGCTCCTTCGCGAGCTCGGGCGGAAGCGCCTCCTTCGCGGGCTCCTCCTTCGCGGACGGCGGAGGAGCCTGGGGCTTGGGGGCGGGCCGCACGGTGACCTCGCCCCTCACCCTCGCGGCCCGGGAGCGGTAGCGCTCGGGAATGTCGTCCACCGAGTTCACGACCCGCACCGTCCCCTGCTCGTCCGTGTACCGGTACATGCCCTCCTCGGCCATGAAGACGCGCGCCTCCTCGGCCGGCGGAGGAAACCCGGCACCATCGAAGCCCAACCGGAACATCTGCCCGTCCACGGTCTCGAACTCGATCGCTCCCCCGTCATCGGTGTACTTCGGAGGGGTTCCCGGCAGGCCCGCCGTCCCCTTCACCCAGGCGAGACCGGAGAAAGGCTCGCGGCGGACCTCCGGAGTGCGCACGGCGGTCTGGGCCCGGAGGAACTTCAGGCGCAGCCCCTGCTCATAGAGCGTGACCAGCTCCAGTCCCCGCCACTCCTGTCCGACGAGCCCGGGCAGGGCATCGAGCACGATCACGCGCTGGCCGTCCGGGGAGACGAACTTGAGCTGCTCCCGGGTCGCCACGCAGGTGTCCCACTTCCACATCACCTCGGTCCGCTCGAACGGAGTGGACACCGTCGAGCTGGCCGTACACCCCTTGCCCCCGAGTGACCGCGTCTGCCGCACCTCCGCGCGCCCATCCGCGGACAGGGCGGTCCACGACAGCTCGGGCTTTTCCTCCGCCGGGGCGGCCGTGTCCTTCCCCTCCACCGCGTGCGGGGAGGCGGTCGCCTCCTCCGGGCCGCCATCCAACGACAGCTCGATCACGTCCACTGGAGCAGCGGGCGAGGGAGAGCGCTGACAGCCCACGAAGACCAACATCACCGCCAGGTACTTCCCTCGCACACTGCCCCCTTTTGGCATTTCGGGCCGAACGGGGAGGGAGCGTACCCGAACAGCCGCCTGGGACGGGGAGCAACCCGGCGAATCCGGGCCCGGCCCCCTGGCCGTGCCTGGGGGGAGCGGCTTTCCCTTGGGGGAGTAGTCCGCCATCTC contains:
- a CDS encoding UDP-glucose dehydrogenase family protein translates to MKLTVIGTGYVGLVAGVGFADVGNDVACVDVDASKIARLERGEVPIYEPGLDTLIASNVKAGRLTFSTDIAAAIRAAEVVIIAVGTPPRADGSADLSAVFAVAETIGQNMNGFKVVVTKSTVPVGTADRIEQIIGRYTDQLFGVASNPEFLKEGAAINDFMKPDRVVIGSNSARALEVLRTLYTPLVRTSDGLHTMDARSAELTKYAANAMLATRISFMNDLAVLSEKLGADIEQVRKAVGADPRVGPKFLYPGAGFGGSCFPKDIAALQHIAKGVGHELEVVRAVESVNHRQKRLLFEKLRRHLDGELKGRTVAVWGLAFKPKTDDIRESPALVLIHDLLEAGARVRAHDPVAMDNVRAQLGERITYCKDMYEAAEGADAAVLVTEWQDYRQPDFARLKGLMRAPVLLDGRNIWEPQEPRSFGFWYSAIGRP